TATTGCTTAATAAATTTGCGAAGGTGCAGTTAAAACATGTTTGAGACCTTGTTCCCGATTTTGTTTCTGGTAGGTGTGGCGGCTTTTATAGCAGTCGTCATGGCCGGCGCCTCGATTCTTTTTGGCCGCCGGACCTCCGAAGGATATAAATACGAACCGTATGAAAGCGGTATAATCCCGAAGGGCGATACTAAGGAACGTTTCCCGGTTAAATTCTTCTTGATTGCTGTCATGTTCATACTTTTTGACATCGAAGTGGTTTTTCTTTATCCATGGGCGGTCATTTATCAGAAACTGGGATTATTCGGTTTTGTCGAGATCCTCGTATTTATTACCATACTTCTGGTGGGATACTTCTATATACTCGGCAAAGGGGCATTGAAATGGGAATAGAAGAAAAAATACCGGATTCGATTATCCTGACCACGCTGGATAAAATGGTCAATTGGTCCCGGAAGCGGTCAATGTGGCCGTTTGGCTTTGGTCTTGCCTGTTGCGCCATCGAGATGATGTCCACTTTTGGGCCACGCTATGATTTGGCCCGATTCGGCATGGAAGTCATGCGCCCCTCGCCGCGGCAGGCTGATCTGATGATCGTGGCCGGCCGGGTTTCGATGAAAATGGCTCCGATCGTGAAGCGGCTGTATGAGCAGATGCCCAATCCCAAATGGGTCATTTCTATGGGCGCATGCGCTTCCTGTGGCGGCGTTTTCAACAATTATGCCATATTGCAGGGAGTTGACAAGATTATCCCGGTAGATGTGTATGTACCCGGTTGTCCGCCGCGCCCGGAACAGCTTATTAACGGTATTATAAAACTGTATGAAAAGGTCGAAAAGGAATCGCTTCGAAAGAAGCCGGACAGCAAAGGCTGAGCCGACATTGTATTGACTGAAATGGCATCTGGTTTATATAGATGAAAGAGAAACTAAGAGAATTTTTTGACTCGAATTTCAAAGAGGCGCTGATTCGCGAAGATATTTTCCGCGACCAGCAGTCCTTTTATATAAAGAGGGAATACCTTTACGAAATCTGCGAGGCGCTCCTCAACAGTCCGGAACTGGAGTTTAAGTTTCTGTCCGAAATCACATCGCTGGACTGGTTGGGCCATGCTGGGGAAAAGAACGGGCGCTTTGAAGTAATTTATGTTTTGTTTTCCCTTAAGCACAAATATCGTTTTCTCATAAGGGTTCGCCTATCCGGAGATGACCCCGTCATAGATTCCCTGACACCCCTCTGGCAAGCGGCTGACTGGCTGGAGAGGGAAGTGTACGACTTGATGGGTATTGAGTTTACCGGCCATCCCAATTTGACCAAAATATTGACTCCGGATGATCTTGAGGGATTTCCACTTCGCCGGGACTTCCCGCTGACCTATGAAGTCCCCCAGTTTTCCTTTAATAAGGATGACCCCCCTGAGGTGATTTTATGACCGTCGAGTCCAAAAGAACTACCATGAACCTCAATATGGGGCCGCAGCATCCGGCCACCCATGGTGTTTTGAGAGTCGAGCTGGAACTTGACGGCGAAACGGTAGTGAAAGCTACTCCGCATATCGGTTACCTGCACACCGGTATCGAGAAGACGGCGGAATCCAAACTTTACTATAAAGCCATCCCGGTCACGGACCGGATGGATTATCTGGCCCCGATGTCCAATAATCTCGGCTATTGTCTGGCCGTGGAAAAATTGATGGAGATAGAGGTTCCGGAAAAAGTCGTTTATGCCCGCGTTCTGTTGACCGAACTTACGCGGGTGATGTCTCATCTGGTCTGGGTCGGCACCCATGCTCTTGACATCGGCGCCATGTCGATGCTGCTGTACGCTTTCCGCGATCGGGAATTAATTATTGACCTGTATGAAGCCTGTGCCGGGCAGCGAATGATGACCACGTATTTTCGAATTGGCGGATTGGCCTACGATCTTCCCAAAGACTTCGACGAGAAGGTCAAAAGGATCCTCAGGAAAATCCCCGAGGGAATACAGGATTACGAGCGATTATTAAATGACAACAAAATATTCCGTAAACGAACCATCGGCGTCGGCGTTCTTTCGCCGGAAGATGCCATCAACTGCGGCGTCACCGGGCCCATCCTGAGAGGATCCGGCGTCAATTATGATGTTCGCAAGGCGACGCCGTACAGTGGCTATGAAAAATTCGAATTCGACATCCCGCTGGGCAAAAACGGCGATACTTATGACCGGTATCTCGTCCGCATGGAAGAGATGAAGCAGTCGCTTCGTATCGCCAAACAGGCCCTTGATGGCATGCCCGAGGGGCCGTATCGGGCTCATGTACCGGGCGTGGTACTGCCGCCCAAAGAAGATGTCCTGTCCAAAATGGAATCGCTGATTTACCATTTCAAGATTATTACCGAAGGCTTCAAGCCGCCAATCGGATCGGTTTATCAGGCAATTGAATCCCCCAAGGGCGAATTGGCTTTCCTGATCTCTTCCGACGGCAGCAACAAGCCGCATCGCATGCGCGTTCGGCCGCCGTCATTCGTCAATCTCTCCGCGCTGCCGAAACTGGTCGAGGGCGGACTGGTGGCCGATGTTATTGCCTGTATCGGCTCGATTGATATTGTCCTGGGCGAGGTGGATCGATGATACTTAATGCCGAATCAGTCAAAAAAATCCGGGAAAAGATGGTGCGCTATCCTCGCCGAAAGTCGGCTATCCTTCCGGCCCTGACTGTGGCTTATTTCCAGGTCGGCCATTTAAGCAACGAAATATATCATGAGATTTCTGAAATAATAAATATTCCTGCGCTCGAGATTGCCGAAGCGGCAACATTCTATACCATGTTTCCCAAGGAGCCGGTAGGGAAATATCTGATTCAGGTCTGCCATAACATAAGTTGCGCCTTGCTTGGCGCCGACGGCTTGATTCAATATCTGGAAGAAAAACTGGATATTAAAAAAGGCGAGACCACAACCGACGGCCTTTTTACTCTAATTTCGGTGGAGTGCCTGGGAAGCTGTGCGTCCGCCCCGATGATGCAGATAAATGATAAGTATTATGAAAACCTGACCAGGGACAAGGTTGACAATATTCTGAACCAGTTGAGAGGTCAGGCCTGATATGGAAAAGAAAGTCCTTTTCAAAAATATAGATGACCCTGAGCAGGTGAGGATCGATAAGGCCGTTTCCAGGGGAGCTTACAAAGCCTGGGAAAAAGTGCTCAAGACGATGAAACCCGAGGACGTCATTGCCGAGGTCAAAGAAGCGGGTGTTCGCGGCCGCGGCGGCGCAGGTTTTCCGGCCGGCGTCAAATGGGGCTTTATTCCCAAGGGCAGTCCCAAGCCGAAATATCTGGTTTGCAATGCCGATGAATCGGAGCCGGGGACATGCAAGGACCGCGTTCTGATGGAACAGGATCCGCATCTTGTGGTCGAGGGAATGTGTATCGCCGCCTATGCCATCGACAGTCACCTGTCATTTATTTATGTTCGCGGCGAATTCGTAAAGCCGTACCGAACCATGGAAAAAGCGATCGCCGAGGCTTATGAAAAAGGATTTCTGGGCAAAAATATTTTCGGCACCGGATTCGATCTTGATATGATCGTGCATACCGGCGGCGGTGCTTATATTTGCGGAGAAGAAACTGCTCTTCTTAATTCACTCGAAGGTGAGCGGGGGATGTCGCGGATTCGCCCGCCGTTTCCGGCTATCGAGGGATTGTACGCCTGCCCGACCATTGTCAACAATGTCGAGACACTCTCGTGCGTGCCGCATGTGATCAATAACGGCGCTCAGTGGTACAAATCCATGGGCACCGAAAAATCGCCGGGGACGAAGATTTTCTCGCTTTCCGGTCATGTTAATCGCCCGGGCAATTATGAAGTCGAACTCGGCACGCCGTTGTCCTATCTGGTCAATGAACTTGGCGGCGGTGTCCCTGAGGGCCGCAAATTGAAAGCGATCATACCGGGCGGTTCATCGACACCGTTTCTGCTGCCCAATCAGATCGACACGCCGCTCGATTATGAATCGATTGCGGCGGCCGGGTCGATGCTGGGCTCCGGCGGGATTATTGTCATCGACGATCGAACCTGTATGGTCTGGGTAATTGAAAGATTGATTCATTTTTATAAACATGAATCCTGCGGCAAATGCACGCCCTGCCGTGAGGGCACCGGTTGGCTGGAGCAAATTATTTCGAAAATCGAGCATGGTGAAGGTAAAGAGGGCGACATCGAAAAGATCGAAACGATTTGCGAAAATATAATGGGCCGGACGGTCTGCCCGCTGGGCGATGCGGCCGTTATGCCTATTCAGTCATCGATTAAGCTGTTTCGGAACGAGTGGGAGCACCACATAAAAAATCACACCTGTATGGTGAAATCGGAGTTTGAGTTTAAGTAATGGCTGATAATACGAACATGGTTAAATTTACGATAGATGGCCGCGAGGTAACCGTCCCCAAAGGCACGACTGTCCTTGAGGCGGCCAAGTCGGCCGGTATCGTAATTCCCACATTTTGCTGGCATCCCAAGCTAAAACCGGTCGGCGCCTGTCGTATGTGTTATGTCGAGGTGGAAAAAAGACCCAAGCTGGAGGTTTCCTGCTGCACCGAGGCACTGCCCGATATGGTCGTGCATACTGACTCTGAAAAGGTCAAGCAGGGGCGACGGGCAATTATTGAATTCACCTTATTGAATCATCCGCTCGATTGCCCGACCTGTGACAAGGGGGGCGAATGCGACCTTCAGGACCTTACTTTCGCTCATGGTATCGATGATTCCCGGTTCGACTTCAGGAAATATCGATTTATCCGTGATAAAAAATCCACTTTCGATGATTACCGAATCGGCCCGGAAATTATCCGCAACCAGAATCGATGCATTCTTTGCTATAAGTGTGTTCGTTCCAATAAGGAAATATTCGGCGAGTTCGATATCGGAGTTTACCAGCGCGGCAATATGGCAGAAATCGATTCCGCCCCGGGTGAGAAAGTCGATAACCTTTATTCCGGGAATCTGGTGGAGATCTGTCCGGTCGGCGCATTGACCAACAGCGACTGGCGCTACAAGATTCGCGTCTGGAAAACCGAGACGGCCGATTCGATTTGTAATTTCTGTGCCAATGGGTGCAATATAAAATTCTGGAAAGGGCGCAATCGCATCTTCAGGACCACTTCACGCCGTAATGATGCCATCGATGAGGGGTGGTTGTGCGATGTCGGCCGCTATGGCTACCAGATCGCCAACGCCGATGGCAGATTGACGACTCCGCTCGTCAAAAAAGGGGATGTTCAGGTCCCGGTGAGCTGGGAGGAGGCGATCGGCCTGATTGCCCGCAGATTCACCGAAATCAAGGATAAAAAGGGCGGTGTCTGCATCGGCGGCCTGATTTCGCCTAATGTCGATTCCAGATCACTGCATGCATTTTCCAAGTTTTTCCGGACGGCCTTAAACTCCAATAATGTCGATTTTCGAACCGACTATAATATGCTGCCGGAGAGCTATGGTGATCTTTATTCGAAAATGACGTCTCTGCCATTCAAGATCGCGGATATCGAAAAATCGGACATGATTCTTGTGATTGGTTCCGACCTGATTAAAGAACAGCCGATAGTCAACCTACGTGTCAGAAAAGCGGTGACCAAACTCGGAGCAAAGCTTTTCACCATCAATCCGATTGTCACCAAGTCGGGCGATATTTCCACCGATGAGATAGTTTATAAGATCGGTTCGCTGGAGGCGCTGATCAATGGTATCTGCATCAGCATTATCAATCAAGGACTGGCGTCGCCAGGTGTAAATACCGGTAATTATAAGGGCCTTCTCGATCCCAATACAGTCGAAGCTGCGGCAAATGCCGCCGGGGTAGAAAAGGAACGGATTGAGGCCCTGGCAAAAGCCATATACGAGGCCAAAAATATTACGCTTATTGTGGGTGAGTCCATTTCCTCATCCGCCCAGCGTGAAAAACTTACGGCCTCAATTTCCAATCTGATCGCCCTGGCTGGAGTCGCAGAAAAGGGTCAAATAGGATTATTATCCAAATATTCCAATAGCAAAGGCGCCGAAAAACTCGGCGTTATGCCGCATCTTTCGGATACGATAAAAGATAAGATGAAGACGTTGTGGAAGACTTATCCGGAGAGCCCGGGGCTGGCTTCGGACCGGATGATTCTTGCCGCCAAGAAGGAAGAGCTTGATTCACTTCTGGTGATCGGCTCCAATCCTATAATTACCTATCCCGACGGACAATTTGTCCGAGAGGGCTTTGAAAAACTCGATTTTCTGGTAGTGGCCGATCTTTTCGAGACGGAAACGACAACTATAGCCGACGTTGTCCTGCCGCTTTCAAGCTGGGCCGAGTATAATGGAACTCTTATAAACCTCGAGGGGACGGTTCAGGAATTCCATGCGGGTCTCAAACCGGTGGGGCATTCGCTGCCGGCCTATGAAATCGTCAGCCGCATTGCAGCGGAATTGAAAACGCCGTTATACCAGGAAGTCAAAGAACTTGACGGCGAAATTAAGGCGCTTCAGGACATCCGGGAAGATTTAAAACTCGGAAAGAATCTTCTTGAGGTCAAATATGTTCCTGAAGAAATCGATAACAATTATCCGACACCATTGGTTGTAATTGATGAGTTGCACCACTTTGGACATCTTACCGAGAAATCCAGGTCATTATCGGCCTTTTGCAATGAGGCCAGTGTCGAGATATCACCGGCCATGGCCGAGAAACTTGGCGCTGAAGCCGGGATGCTGATAAGGGTCGAATCGGAAGTGGGCAAAGCAATCCTGCCGGTTAAAATATCGGAATTGCTGGATAATGATGTGGCGCTGGTAACCAGGAATTTTTCCACCATGCCGGCCAATATATTACAGATGCGCAAAAGAAGAATCGACCGAGTCAAACTTAGCAGGGTTGAAGAGAAATGAGTATGACTGCCTTTATAGTAGCGACAGCTATCAAGGTTATTGTGGTCGTGGTGGCTATTCTGACCGGTTGCGCCTATGCGACCTGGCTGGAGCGCAAATTTGTCGGTCGTCTTCAGCACCGCATTGGGCCCAATTTGGCCGGCCCCTTTGGTCTGCTTCAACCGATTGCCGATGCCATCAAACTTGCCTTCAAAGAAGATATCGTTCCGAACAGGGTGGAGAAGGTCACTTATTTTCTCGCGCCGATTGTCTCTTTTATTCCGGCCATGCTGTCATTCGCGGTGATTCCGTTCGGCAATACGATCACCATTATGGGTCAGCAAATCGACATGGTAATTTCAGATTTGAATATAGGCATCCTGTTTATCTTTGCCGTAACATCGCTCGGGGTATACGGTATCGTTCTGGCGGGATGGTCATCCGGCTCAAAATATTCTTTGCTGGGCGGCATCCGCTCTTCGGCGCAGATGATATCGTATGAAATTGCCTACGGCCTCTCGATCATCGGCGTCCTGGTTATTGCCCAAACACTCTCGCTTAAGGAACTTGTCGCGCAACAGGAACATTTCTTCGACTGGTATATCTTCAGGCAGCCTCTCGGTTTTGTGCTGTTCGTCATATGTGGCATCGCCGAAACCAACCGGTCTCCTTTCGATCTGGCGGAAGCGGAATCCGAACTGGTCGCCGGATACCTGACGGAATACTCATCGCTTCGCTACGCCATGTTTTTCATCGGCGAGTATGCCAATATGATAGCTGTTTCGTCGGTGGTCACGACGATATTCCTGGGCGGCTGGCAGGGACCGTTCCTCCCGCCGGTTGTCTGGTTCTGTATAAAAGTGTTTTTGTTCATGGCTTTTTATGTCTGGGTGCGCGGGACTCTGCCGAGAATCAGGTACGACCAGTTGATGAATCTCGGATGGAAGGTGTTGTTCCCATTGGCACTGTTTAATGTACTGGTAACGGCTCTAATTTACAGGCTTTAATGCAAGATTGAATTATGGCAATTGACTTAATCAAGACAGTCCTTATGGCGTTTCCCAAGGGCTTTTATACGACCATCAAGCACCTGTTTAAGAAACCGGTGACGATGCAGTATCCGAAAGTCAGGATGGAGATGGCGCCA
The genomic region above belongs to candidate division Zixibacteria bacterium HGW-Zixibacteria-1 and contains:
- a CDS encoding NADH-quinone oxidoreductase subunit A is translated as MFETLFPILFLVGVAAFIAVVMAGASILFGRRTSEGYKYEPYESGIIPKGDTKERFPVKFFLIAVMFILFDIEVVFLYPWAVIYQKLGLFGFVEILVFITILLVGYFYILGKGALKWE
- a CDS encoding NADH-quinone oxidoreductase subunit B; amino-acid sequence: MGIEEKIPDSIILTTLDKMVNWSRKRSMWPFGFGLACCAIEMMSTFGPRYDLARFGMEVMRPSPRQADLMIVAGRVSMKMAPIVKRLYEQMPNPKWVISMGACASCGGVFNNYAILQGVDKIIPVDVYVPGCPPRPEQLINGIIKLYEKVEKESLRKKPDSKG
- a CDS encoding NADH-quinone oxidoreductase subunit C — protein: MKEKLREFFDSNFKEALIREDIFRDQQSFYIKREYLYEICEALLNSPELEFKFLSEITSLDWLGHAGEKNGRFEVIYVLFSLKHKYRFLIRVRLSGDDPVIDSLTPLWQAADWLEREVYDLMGIEFTGHPNLTKILTPDDLEGFPLRRDFPLTYEVPQFSFNKDDPPEVIL
- a CDS encoding NADH-quinone oxidoreductase subunit D (Catalyzes the transfer of electrons from NADH to quinone); translated protein: MTVESKRTTMNLNMGPQHPATHGVLRVELELDGETVVKATPHIGYLHTGIEKTAESKLYYKAIPVTDRMDYLAPMSNNLGYCLAVEKLMEIEVPEKVVYARVLLTELTRVMSHLVWVGTHALDIGAMSMLLYAFRDRELIIDLYEACAGQRMMTTYFRIGGLAYDLPKDFDEKVKRILRKIPEGIQDYERLLNDNKIFRKRTIGVGVLSPEDAINCGVTGPILRGSGVNYDVRKATPYSGYEKFEFDIPLGKNGDTYDRYLVRMEEMKQSLRIAKQALDGMPEGPYRAHVPGVVLPPKEDVLSKMESLIYHFKIITEGFKPPIGSVYQAIESPKGELAFLISSDGSNKPHRMRVRPPSFVNLSALPKLVEGGLVADVIACIGSIDIVLGEVDR
- a CDS encoding NADH-quinone oxidoreductase subunit NuoE — its product is MILNAESVKKIREKMVRYPRRKSAILPALTVAYFQVGHLSNEIYHEISEIINIPALEIAEAATFYTMFPKEPVGKYLIQVCHNISCALLGADGLIQYLEEKLDIKKGETTTDGLFTLISVECLGSCASAPMMQINDKYYENLTRDKVDNILNQLRGQA
- a CDS encoding NADH-quinone oxidoreductase subunit F (part of NADH-ubiquinone oxidoreductase complex I; shuttles electrons from NADH, via FMN and iron-sulfur (Fe-S) centers, to quinones in the respiratory chain; NuoF is part of the soluble NADH dehydrogenase fragment, which represents the electron input part of NADH dehydrogenase), producing the protein MEKKVLFKNIDDPEQVRIDKAVSRGAYKAWEKVLKTMKPEDVIAEVKEAGVRGRGGAGFPAGVKWGFIPKGSPKPKYLVCNADESEPGTCKDRVLMEQDPHLVVEGMCIAAYAIDSHLSFIYVRGEFVKPYRTMEKAIAEAYEKGFLGKNIFGTGFDLDMIVHTGGGAYICGEETALLNSLEGERGMSRIRPPFPAIEGLYACPTIVNNVETLSCVPHVINNGAQWYKSMGTEKSPGTKIFSLSGHVNRPGNYEVELGTPLSYLVNELGGGVPEGRKLKAIIPGGSSTPFLLPNQIDTPLDYESIAAAGSMLGSGGIIVIDDRTCMVWVIERLIHFYKHESCGKCTPCREGTGWLEQIISKIEHGEGKEGDIEKIETICENIMGRTVCPLGDAAVMPIQSSIKLFRNEWEHHIKNHTCMVKSEFEFK
- the nuoG gene encoding NADH dehydrogenase (quinone) subunit G, coding for MADNTNMVKFTIDGREVTVPKGTTVLEAAKSAGIVIPTFCWHPKLKPVGACRMCYVEVEKRPKLEVSCCTEALPDMVVHTDSEKVKQGRRAIIEFTLLNHPLDCPTCDKGGECDLQDLTFAHGIDDSRFDFRKYRFIRDKKSTFDDYRIGPEIIRNQNRCILCYKCVRSNKEIFGEFDIGVYQRGNMAEIDSAPGEKVDNLYSGNLVEICPVGALTNSDWRYKIRVWKTETADSICNFCANGCNIKFWKGRNRIFRTTSRRNDAIDEGWLCDVGRYGYQIANADGRLTTPLVKKGDVQVPVSWEEAIGLIARRFTEIKDKKGGVCIGGLISPNVDSRSLHAFSKFFRTALNSNNVDFRTDYNMLPESYGDLYSKMTSLPFKIADIEKSDMILVIGSDLIKEQPIVNLRVRKAVTKLGAKLFTINPIVTKSGDISTDEIVYKIGSLEALINGICISIINQGLASPGVNTGNYKGLLDPNTVEAAANAAGVEKERIEALAKAIYEAKNITLIVGESISSSAQREKLTASISNLIALAGVAEKGQIGLLSKYSNSKGAEKLGVMPHLSDTIKDKMKTLWKTYPESPGLASDRMILAAKKEELDSLLVIGSNPIITYPDGQFVREGFEKLDFLVVADLFETETTTIADVVLPLSSWAEYNGTLINLEGTVQEFHAGLKPVGHSLPAYEIVSRIAAELKTPLYQEVKELDGEIKALQDIREDLKLGKNLLEVKYVPEEIDNNYPTPLVVIDELHHFGHLTEKSRSLSAFCNEASVEISPAMAEKLGAEAGMLIRVESEVGKAILPVKISELLDNDVALVTRNFSTMPANILQMRKRRIDRVKLSRVEEK
- a CDS encoding NADH-quinone oxidoreductase subunit NuoH — protein: MTAFIVATAIKVIVVVVAILTGCAYATWLERKFVGRLQHRIGPNLAGPFGLLQPIADAIKLAFKEDIVPNRVEKVTYFLAPIVSFIPAMLSFAVIPFGNTITIMGQQIDMVISDLNIGILFIFAVTSLGVYGIVLAGWSSGSKYSLLGGIRSSAQMISYEIAYGLSIIGVLVIAQTLSLKELVAQQEHFFDWYIFRQPLGFVLFVICGIAETNRSPFDLAEAESELVAGYLTEYSSLRYAMFFIGEYANMIAVSSVVTTIFLGGWQGPFLPPVVWFCIKVFLFMAFYVWVRGTLPRIRYDQLMNLGWKVLFPLALFNVLVTALIYRL